A stretch of Apostichopus japonicus isolate 1M-3 chromosome 9, ASM3797524v1, whole genome shotgun sequence DNA encodes these proteins:
- the LOC139973741 gene encoding uncharacterized protein: MLSSILMGYHTAKHGSIGLSPFTVMFGREPLRPVDIEDSIVQPEAPTTDCSDAQRERVFELMSQSRDIIKGVVKENIGKAQERQKKNLDNRHQKRLSYLNDVLVSHAMDHLYHLVTGCTETEAEAACSQLRKSLPK, from the exons ATGCTGTCTTcaattctcatggggtaccatACAGCCAAACATGGTTCAATAGGTCTTTCACCTTTTActgtgatgtttggaag agagccattgcgaccagtcgacattgaagactccattgtccaaccagaagcTCCTACTACAGactgcagcgatgcacagcgggagagggtttttgaactcatgtcacagtcgcgggacataatcaaaggtgttgtgaaagaaaatattggcaaagcccaagaacggcaaaaaaagaatttggataataggcaccaaaaaag GCTGAGTTACCTCAATGACGTTCTTGTCTCTCATGCTATGGACCATCTCTACCACCTTGTCACAGGTTGCACCGAAACAGAAGCTGAAGCAGCCTGTAGTCAACTGCGCAAAAGCTTACCAAAGTAA